GGCGTGGCCCGCCAGGGGCACCGTGCAGCCGCCCTCCAGCTTCGCCAGCAGCGCGCGCTCGGCCGTCACCGCCACGCGCGTCTTCGCGTCCTCGAGCGGCGCGAGCAGGGCCCGCACCTCGGCATCGTCCACCCGGCACTGGATGGCGAGCACGCCCTGCCCCACCGCCGGCAGGCTCACGTCGGGCGACAGCACCTCGGTGATCTCCCGCTCCAGGCCCAGGCGCTTGAGGCCCGCGGAGGCCAGCATCGCGCCCGCCAGCCCCAGGTCCCGCGTCTTCTGGAGCCGCGTCTGCACGTTGCCGCGCAGGCTGACGATCTCCAGGTCCGGCCGCCGCGAGCGCAGGATGCAGCTGCGGCGCAGCGAGGAGGTGCCCACCCGCGCGCCCTTCGGCAGCGAGTCCAGCGTGAGCCCCGAGGGGCTGCAGAACGCGTCACGCGGATCCTCGCGCTCCGGCACCGTCGCGAGCATCAGGCCCTCGGGCATCACGGACGTCATGTCCTTGAGGCTGTGCACGGCGATGTCCGCGCGCCCGTCGATCAGCGCCTGCTCGATCTCCTTGACGAACAGCCCCTTGCCGCCCACGGCGGACAGGGGCGCCGAGAGGAACCGGTCCCCCTCGGTGGTCATCTCCACCAGCGCCACCTCGAGGCCCGCGTGGCGCGAGGACAGCAGCGCGCCCACGTGACGGGCCTGCCAGAGCGCCAGGGGGCTCTGCCGGGTGGCGATCCGCACGGTCCTGCTCATCGCTTGCCTCCGCTCGCGGCGGTGGCCGCGGCGCTCTCGGGCTCGGCTCCCGCGGCGGGCTCCTCCGCCAGGCCGAAGAGCTCGGCGGCGGCACCCGCCAGCCGGTGGCTCTCCTCCTTCTCGGAGCCCACGGCGCGCAGCCGCGCGGTGGGCTCGTGCAGCAGCTTGTTCACGATGGCGCGCCCCATGGCCTCGATGCTCTTGCGCTGCTTCTCGGTGAGCCCCTCGCCCATCGCCGCCAGCGTCTTCTCCACCTCGGCCTTGGCGATCTGCTCGGCCCGCTGACGCAGCCGCGCCAGCACCGGCACCCCGTCGCGCACCGCCCGGTCCCGCATGAAGCGAGACACCTCCTGGATGACCAGGACGCCCGCCTTCTGCGCCTCCTCGGCCCGCGCCGCCTCGTTCTCCGCGACGAACTTCTGGATGTCGTCCACGTCGTAGGCCGTCACCCAGTCCAGCGCGGACACGTCCGGATCGATGTCCCGCGGCACCGCCAGGTCCACCATGAACAGCGGCCGGAAGCGGCGCGCCTTGCCCACCGCGCCCACGTTCTCCTTGGTGAACAGGGCCACCGGCGAGGCCGTGGAGCACACCACCACGTCCGCCTCCTTCAGCAGCGCGTTCAGCTCCTCGAAGGGCCGGGCCGTGCCACCCACCTCCGCCGCCAGCGCCTCGGCGCGAGCCAGCGTGCGGTTGGTGACGATGAGCCGCCCCACCTTCGCCTGCTTCAGGTTCCTGGCGGCCAGCTCGCCCATCTCGCCCGCGCCCACCACCAGCGCCGTCTTGTCCGACAGCTCGTCGAACACCTTGGTGGCCAGCGCCACCGCCGCCGACGCCATGGAGGTCGCCGCCCGGCCGATGGCCGTCTCGGTGCGCACGCGCTTGGCGCAGCTGAAGGCCGCCGCGCACACCCGCGTGAGCCCGCCTCTGACCGCGCCCGCGCCCTGCCCCAGCTCGAAGGACTCCTTCACCTGGCCCAGGATCTGCGCCTCGCCCACCACCATGGAGTCCAGGCTGGAGGCCACGCGGAACAGGTGCTCCAGCGCCCCGGCGCCGTGGTGCTCATAGAGGTGATCGAGCGTCTCCGGGCCGCCCAGGTGGCTCAGCTCCTCCCGGGCGCGGGTGGCCGCCTGGGCCAGGTCCGGCGACGTGAGGTACAGCTCCACCCGGTTGCAGGTGGAGACGAGCAGCGCCTCGGTGGGCGCCTGCGCCAGCCGCTGGAGCACCTCCACCTGCCGAGGCTCCGGCAGCGCGAGCCGCTCGCGCACCGACAAGGGCGCCGTCCGGTGAGACAGGCCGATGCAGATCAGCTCCATGACTAGCGCATCCCCCCGGCGGTGAAGTCATACGACGAGAGGAACGACACCAGCACCAGCCCGAAGCCCGCCATCGTCAGCAGCGCCACCCTCCGCCCTCGCCAGCCCACGAAGACGCGCGCCGCCGCCAGTCCGGCGAACAGCCCCCACGCCACCCCGGTGGCCACCACCTTCGCGTCCATCATCCACGTGAGCCCCTGGCTGGAGCCGGCGATGAAGAAGGCGCCCGTGGCCAGGGTGATGGACAGCGCGATGAAGCCCACCACCACCAGCCGGCGGTTAAGCGTGTCCAGGAACTCCAGCGAGGGCAGCCGGGAGAAGAGCAGCCCGAAGCGCTTGCCCTTCACCTGCCGCTCCATCAGCAGGTACATGACGCCCACCCCCGCCGCGACGGCGAAGGCCGCCATCCCCACCAGCGCGATGGAGATGTGCATGCGCAGCAGCGGCTGGCGCAGCGTGGGAGACAGCGGCGTCTGGCCCGCCCGCAGCAGCAGCCCGGGCACCAGCGTGGCCACCGCCAGCGGGGTGATGAAGGCGCCAATGACGGGCTTGCGGTAGCGCAGATCCAGGATGAGCCCCAGCGCCAGCAGCAGGAAGGCCAGCGTGGAGAACCCTTGCGCCGCGCCCACCGGCATCCCACCTTGTGCGACGAGCAGCGGGAGCAGCGCCACCCCATGGAGGACCAGGCCCAGCCCCACCAGGACGCGCCCCGCCACCGCGAGCGCGTTCCACTGGCGCGCCAGGTAGGTGAGGTACACCAGCGCGGCAAAGCCGTATGCGTGGCAGGCGAGCGAGACCAGGCTTTCGTTCATGGCGGCAGCCAGATAACTCCGGGCGACCGTGCGGTCAGCCCATCTTGTTGAGGATGAAGGCGGCCAGCAGGTCCGTCTCGTTGCTCGGCTTCTTGTCGGACGAGCGTGGGGCCGTGGGGACCTCCGTGACGTAGCCGGGCACCACCTCGTAGGCCGACTCCCCGACGATGACCGAGTCCGCCATCTGCTCGGCCCCCAGGCTGGCCAGCTGGCTCTCCGTCTTCACCTTGGCCACCAGCTTGTGGGTGTCCTCGCCGGAGACGATCTGGACGAAGTGCACCGCGGGCACCGTCGGATAGCTGCCGCCACCCTCCGCCATCACCACCAGCTTGCCGTCCTTGAGATCGGCTTGGTCTCCCAGGGCCCACTCCTCCAGCTGGGTCTGGGGCAGAAAGAGCTTCATCACGTCCACCAGCTTACATCACCCCTGGCAACGAGGTCTGTCTCTCGTGGCGCCTGCCTGCTTGAAACCCCCACTGTCCGTCCGCATCTCACCGGTTGGGAACGGTCTGGACGACCGGTCCTTGCAGGCCATTGCGGTGCGTACTAGACGACGCGCCAGAGCCAGGCCCGTAGACGGCCTGTGAAGGAGTGACCCATGGCAGGACCTGAGGTGATGAACATCGGGGACGGAGACTTCTCCAAGGAAGTGCTCCAGTCCGACAAGCCAGTGCTCGTGGACTTCTGGGCCACCTGGTGCGCCCCGTGCCGGGCGATTGCCCCGGCCGTCGAGGATCTGGCCAGGCAGTACGAGGGCAAGGTGAAGTTCACCAAGCTCAACATCGACGACAACCAGGACACCCCGCAGCAGTACGGCATCCGCTCCATCCCCACGCTGCTCGTCTTCAAGGGCGGCAAGGTCGTCGGGCAGATCGTCGGCGCGGTGCCCAAGACGAAGATCGAGGACGCCATCAGCAAGGCCCTCTAGTGTGGTGCCTCCACCCGAGCGGGGCCATGCGCCTCACTCGGGTGGAGCCGTTGTAACGACAGGAACGTCCGGCCCGACGTTCGGAGTGCTCGAGCAGCCCTGGCTCGCTCTCCTGGTAGCGATCGTGTGCCTCTCCTGGTCGATGTGGATGACGACTGTACAAACACGTCATCCTCGGTGAGCCTCTACCCCCGCGGGGTGCTTGCTTCTGGCAGGTACGTGGTTCAATCCGCTCCTACACGTCTTCTCCTCCATTCGGGGGAGAGTCCCCGCTATACGAGCACGAACGAACCTGGCAGGTAGGTACCAGACACACGGTCGATACACCTGTCAGTCCCGCGGAGCAGAGTCAGGATTAACCCACCAACCGCGTGTTGACAGACTTCACGTTAAAGGCCAAATAAGCAGTTCAACTTTGTATCCAAGCTTAAACCGGCATCTAAGACTTTTAGGAGTTGTCATGAACCGTCAACGCAAGCCCGCCGTGTCCATGTCCTCTTCCGCCCTGCCCCCCGCGCTCAACCAGTGGGCGGAGGCCATCGGCGATGCCATCGGTCGAGGTGTGATGCGCGCGCTCCACAACGGTGGGCTGAGCTCCGCGTCCGGTGTGGCCGCGGCACCCATGCGGCGTCGCGGGCGGCCACCCAAGTCGGCAACGGGAGGAGCCGTCCCTCCGGAGCGGATGTGCACCGTGCCCGGCTGCGGTCGCGAGTCGCGCTCCAAGGGCCTGTGCTCGGCGCACTACCAGGCCGAGCGGCGGCGCGCGCTCGCCGCCAACAAGAACTCCTGAGGGCCGCTCACTCCCCGCGCCAGGGGTCGCCGGGGGAGGTTGCCTTGAGCAGCCCCCACGCGGCGAGCACATCCACCACCCGCTCGAGCTCGCTGGGCAGCGAGCGGGCCCGCCGCGACTGAAGGTCCTCCTCGGAGAACGTCCTCAGTCGCATGCCCAGGAAGAGCCGGGCCAGCGAGACCTCCGGCTGGCCGGTGAACTCCACGAAGCGCAGGCCGAAGCCCGAGCGCCCGCCCCCCCCGCCCGCTGCCTTCTGGCCCCTTCCCCTGCATCATCGCCGCCGCGGCTTCTCGAAAGAATCCCGTACCGGAACCGGCGCGATTCATACACCATGCGCCCGCGCCATCGCGCGCGGAGAGTGTGATGCTGGGAAACCTCCTCAAGCCCGAGTTCGACGAGCTCGTTCGAGCTCGCGACTGGAACGCCTTGCGCGAGGCGTTCACGGAGATGGATCCGGCGGACATCGCCGAGATGATCGAGGATCTGCCCGCCAAGGACAGCGGGGTGCTCTTCCGGCTGCTGCCGCGAGACATGGCGGCGCTGGCCTTCGAGTACCTGCCGCCGCACCAGCAGTCGGAGCTGGTGAGCATCCTGGGCAACGAGGAGCTCAAGAACGTCCTCAACGAGATGGCGCCGGACGACCGCACGCGCCTGCTGGAGGAGCTGCCCGCGGAGGTCACGCGCCGGGTGCTCACCACGCTGTCGCCCGCGGAGCTGAAGGTGGCCCGCGAGCTGCTGGGCTACCCGGAGCGCAGCGCCGGCCGCTACATGACGCCGGAGTTCCTCACGCTCCCGGCGAACCTCACCGCCGCCGCCGCGCTCGACTTCGTGCGCACCCACGGCCAGGGGCGCGAGACGCTCAACGTCCTCTACATCGTCGACGAGAAGGGCCGGCTGCTGGACGACGTGCGCCTGGCCTCGCTGGTGCTGGCGAAGCCGGACACGCGCCTGCCGGACATCCATGATCGGCAGCTCGTCAGCATCCCGGCCACCGCGGACCGCGAGGAGATCATCAGCTTCTTCGAGAAGTACGACCGGGTGGCGCTGCCGGTGACGGACTCGCAGGGGGTGCTGCTGGGCATCATCACCGTGGACGACGTGCTCGACGTGGCCGAGGAGGAGGCCACCGAGGACATCCAGCGCATGGGCGGCATGGAGGCCCTCGAGGCGCCCTACCTGGACATCAGCCTCGCGGAGATGCTGCGCAAGCGCGTGGGCTGGCTGACGGTGCTCTTCGTGGGGCAGATGTTCACCGCCACGGCCATGGCGCACTACCAGGACGCCATCGCCCAGGCCGTCTTCCTGGGCAGCTTCGTGCCGCTCATCATCTCCTCGGGCGGCAACTCGGGCTCGCAGGCCACCTCGCTCATCATCCGCGCGCTGGCGGTGCGGGACGTGTCGCTGGCGGACTGGTGGCGCGTGGCCATGCGCGAGAGCACCAGCGGCATCGCCCTGGGCGTGTTCCTGGGGGTGCTGGGCACGCTGCGCATCATCCTCTGGCCCGGGCGCGAGACGCTCTATGGCCCCCACTTCGTGTGGGTGGGCATCGCGGTGGGCCTCAGCGTGGTGGGCGTGGTGATGTTCGGCACGCTGTGCGGCTCCATGCTGCCGTTCCTGCTGCGCCGCCTGGGGCTGGATCCCGCCACCGCGTCCGCGCCCTTCGTGGCCACGCTGGTGGACGTCACCGGCGTGGTCATCTACTTCACCGTGGCGACCACCATCCTCACCGGCCGCGCCTTCTGAGGCCGGCTCAGAACATGTGGCGGCGCATGCTGATGTTCACCAGCAGCCCCACGCTGATCATGACGGACATCATGGAGGAGCCGCCGTAGCTCATCAGCGGCAGGGTGATGCCCGTCACCGGCAGCACGCCGATGACCATGCCGATGTTCTCGAACACCTGCCAGAAGATCATCGCGGTGATGCCCACGGCCACGAAGGCGCCGAACCTGTCTCGGGCGCTGAACCCCACCGCCAGGGACAGCGAGAAGAGCCCTCCGTAGAGCGCCAGGAGCAGCAGGCAGAACGTGAAGCCGTGCTCCTCGGCCCACACGGAGAAGATGAAGTCCGTGTGCTGCTCGGGCAGGAAGGACAGGCCCGTCTGCGTGCCCTCGCGCCAGCCCTTGCCCGTCATGCCGCCGCTGCCCACGGCGATCTTCGACTGGGCCGCGTGGTAGCCGCTGCCCTTCAGGTCCGCCTCCGGATCCAGCCACCCGGAGATGCGCTGGCTCTGGTGCTTCTTCAGGTGGTGGCGCAGCACCGTGAAGCGGGGCTCGGGCGCCTCGCGCACGTAGTCGTTCCAGATGATGCCGCCCACGGCCACCACCCCCGCCAGCATCACCGCCACCAGGTACCAGCGCACCTTGCCGAAGAGGATGACCGTCATCGACGACAGCAGGATCATCATCGCCGTGCCCAGGTCCGGCTGCACCAGCACGAGCCCGGCGGGCACCGCCACCACCAGCACCGGCTTCCACAGCCGCAGCAGCCCGTAGGACTCCTGATTGGGCCGGAAGTCGTCGTGGTAGATCTTCGCCAGCATGAGGATCACGGCGATCTTCATGAACTCGGCGGGCTGCAGGCGCAGCGGCCCCAGCACGAACCAGCTCTCGGCGCCCTTGGCCTTGTGCCCCAGGAAGCGCAGGGCAATCAGCGCCAGGATGTTGAGCACGTAGATGGGCACCGTCATCCGCTGGATCCA
Above is a window of Hyalangium gracile DNA encoding:
- the hemC gene encoding hydroxymethylbilane synthase — protein: MSRTVRIATRQSPLALWQARHVGALLSSRHAGLEVALVEMTTEGDRFLSAPLSAVGGKGLFVKEIEQALIDGRADIAVHSLKDMTSVMPEGLMLATVPEREDPRDAFCSPSGLTLDSLPKGARVGTSSLRRSCILRSRRPDLEIVSLRGNVQTRLQKTRDLGLAGAMLASAGLKRLGLEREITEVLSPDVSLPAVGQGVLAIQCRVDDAEVRALLAPLEDAKTRVAVTAERALLAKLEGGCTVPLAGHATVTDGVVHLRGLVGRPDGSKVVRGEVRGPVEKAHALGEALADDLLSRGAQEILRDFGRTGYTPNS
- the hemA gene encoding glutamyl-tRNA reductase; its protein translation is MELICIGLSHRTAPLSVRERLALPEPRQVEVLQRLAQAPTEALLVSTCNRVELYLTSPDLAQAATRAREELSHLGGPETLDHLYEHHGAGALEHLFRVASSLDSMVVGEAQILGQVKESFELGQGAGAVRGGLTRVCAAAFSCAKRVRTETAIGRAATSMASAAVALATKVFDELSDKTALVVGAGEMGELAARNLKQAKVGRLIVTNRTLARAEALAAEVGGTARPFEELNALLKEADVVVCSTASPVALFTKENVGAVGKARRFRPLFMVDLAVPRDIDPDVSALDWVTAYDVDDIQKFVAENEAARAEEAQKAGVLVIQEVSRFMRDRAVRDGVPVLARLRQRAEQIAKAEVEKTLAAMGEGLTEKQRKSIEAMGRAIVNKLLHEPTARLRAVGSEKEESHRLAGAAAELFGLAEEPAAGAEPESAAATAASGGKR
- a CDS encoding cytochrome C assembly family protein, translated to MNESLVSLACHAYGFAALVYLTYLARQWNALAVAGRVLVGLGLVLHGVALLPLLVAQGGMPVGAAQGFSTLAFLLLALGLILDLRYRKPVIGAFITPLAVATLVPGLLLRAGQTPLSPTLRQPLLRMHISIALVGMAAFAVAAGVGVMYLLMERQVKGKRFGLLFSRLPSLEFLDTLNRRLVVVGFIALSITLATGAFFIAGSSQGLTWMMDAKVVATGVAWGLFAGLAAARVFVGWRGRRVALLTMAGFGLVLVSFLSSYDFTAGGMR
- the trxA gene encoding thioredoxin — translated: MAGPEVMNIGDGDFSKEVLQSDKPVLVDFWATWCAPCRAIAPAVEDLARQYEGKVKFTKLNIDDNQDTPQQYGIRSIPTLLVFKGGKVVGQIVGAVPKTKIEDAISKAL
- the mgtE gene encoding magnesium transporter, which encodes MLGNLLKPEFDELVRARDWNALREAFTEMDPADIAEMIEDLPAKDSGVLFRLLPRDMAALAFEYLPPHQQSELVSILGNEELKNVLNEMAPDDRTRLLEELPAEVTRRVLTTLSPAELKVARELLGYPERSAGRYMTPEFLTLPANLTAAAALDFVRTHGQGRETLNVLYIVDEKGRLLDDVRLASLVLAKPDTRLPDIHDRQLVSIPATADREEIISFFEKYDRVALPVTDSQGVLLGIITVDDVLDVAEEEATEDIQRMGGMEALEAPYLDISLAEMLRKRVGWLTVLFVGQMFTATAMAHYQDAIAQAVFLGSFVPLIISSGGNSGSQATSLIIRALAVRDVSLADWWRVAMRESTSGIALGVFLGVLGTLRIILWPGRETLYGPHFVWVGIAVGLSVVGVVMFGTLCGSMLPFLLRRLGLDPATASAPFVATLVDVTGVVIYFTVATTILTGRAF
- the rodA gene encoding rod shape-determining protein RodA gives rise to the protein MVPHVPWGLIFCVLAISGLGIWNLASAARPPHANAWSSQAIYLAVGLVVALVVCLVDYRWIQRMTVPIYVLNILALIALRFLGHKAKGAESWFVLGPLRLQPAEFMKIAVILMLAKIYHDDFRPNQESYGLLRLWKPVLVVAVPAGLVLVQPDLGTAMMILLSSMTVILFGKVRWYLVAVMLAGVVAVGGIIWNDYVREAPEPRFTVLRHHLKKHQSQRISGWLDPEADLKGSGYHAAQSKIAVGSGGMTGKGWREGTQTGLSFLPEQHTDFIFSVWAEEHGFTFCLLLLALYGGLFSLSLAVGFSARDRFGAFVAVGITAMIFWQVFENIGMVIGVLPVTGITLPLMSYGGSSMMSVMISVGLLVNISMRRHMF